In bacterium, a single window of DNA contains:
- a CDS encoding PEP-CTERM sorting domain-containing protein (PEP-CTERM proteins occur, often in large numbers, in the proteomes of bacteria that also encode an exosortase, a predicted intramembrane cysteine proteinase. The presence of a PEP-CTERM domain at a protein's C-terminus predicts cleavage within the sorting domain, followed by covalent anchoring to some some component of the (usually Gram-negative) cell surface. Many PEP-CTERM proteins exhibit an unusual sequence composition that includes large numbers of potential glycosylation sites. Expression of one such protein has been shown restore the ability of a bacterium to form floc, a type of biofilm.), with protein sequence MLRVLVVVVAVFLPAVSGWATPMIVGHRGYAAATPENTLIAERRAFEVGAGMVELDLQKSSDGHVVVIHDDTVGRTTDSLTNDRVDSLTLSQLRGLDAGYPARFGSAFAGELIPTLEEVLLEAKGVGSLLLDQKSSLLFGAEIAAAVATTAFPLDQIWTTAWNAAQVADIQSHLPTAKILWTQAASVWAGAMDAFLDDMVALGVDGISVVFENYIFSAPGLAAATQARGLLAFAWNFDAIPDTPERMQTAIDIGLDGYIVNDPLMMANVIPEPGTLPLMGLGVTALSLTSRCRRRRRFDRTISVPLQGTAAEANHAKDDAGSRMHESSPR encoded by the coding sequence ATGCTGAGAGTTCTTGTTGTTGTCGTCGCCGTTTTCCTGCCGGCCGTATCGGGCTGGGCTACGCCCATGATCGTTGGCCACCGGGGATATGCCGCCGCCACGCCCGAGAACACCCTGATCGCAGAGCGGAGGGCTTTCGAGGTGGGCGCTGGGATGGTGGAGCTCGATCTGCAGAAGAGCTCGGACGGCCACGTCGTGGTCATCCACGACGATACCGTGGGCCGCACCACCGATTCCCTCACGAATGATCGGGTGGACAGTCTCACCCTCAGCCAATTGAGGGGGCTCGACGCCGGCTATCCCGCGCGGTTCGGATCTGCGTTTGCCGGCGAGCTGATCCCCACTCTCGAGGAGGTCTTGTTGGAGGCCAAGGGAGTTGGATCGTTGCTTCTCGATCAGAAGAGTTCACTGCTCTTCGGGGCGGAGATCGCAGCGGCGGTTGCGACCACGGCCTTCCCGCTCGACCAGATCTGGACGACGGCCTGGAACGCGGCCCAGGTGGCGGACATCCAGTCCCATTTGCCTACGGCCAAGATCCTATGGACCCAGGCCGCCAGCGTCTGGGCTGGCGCCATGGATGCCTTCCTGGATGACATGGTGGCCCTCGGCGTCGATGGGATCTCGGTGGTCTTCGAGAACTACATATTCTCTGCTCCGGGCCTAGCAGCGGCCACCCAGGCCCGTGGGCTGCTCGCGTTTGCGTGGAACTTCGATGCGATCCCCGATACCCCCGAGCGAATGCAGACCGCCATCGATATCGGGCTCGACGGCTACATCGTGAACGACCCACTGATGATGGCCAACGTCATTCCGGAGCCGGGCACACTGCCGTTGATGGGGTTGGGCGTGACCGCCCTCTCCTTGACATCGCGCTGCCGGCGGCGCCGGCGCTTCGATCGAACGATCTCCGTGCCCCTGCAAGGCACGGCAGCGGAGGCCAACCATGCGAAAGACGATGCCGGTTCGAGAATGCATGAGTCATCTCCCCGCTGA
- a CDS encoding CBS domain-containing protein, which produces MSHLPAEADRHEPLAEVVEKMREQHCHHIPVMDGAHLYGILSREDLHELAVGEQASAEKPVAGDVCKRDLLTVDPMMPIVEVAKAMIDRKVGSALVTDGGVLVGIFTNTDALRLIAEL; this is translated from the coding sequence ATGAGTCATCTCCCCGCTGAGGCGGACCGTCACGAACCGCTCGCTGAAGTCGTGGAGAAGATGCGGGAGCAGCATTGCCACCACATACCCGTCATGGATGGCGCGCACTTGTATGGAATTCTCTCGCGGGAAGATCTTCACGAGCTTGCGGTCGGGGAGCAGGCCTCTGCCGAGAAACCTGTCGCTGGCGACGTGTGCAAGCGGGATCTCCTGACGGTCGATCCCATGATGCCGATTGTCGAGGTGGCGAAGGCGATGATCGATCGCAAGGTCGGCAGCGCGCTGGTGACAGACGGCGGTGTACTGGTCGGGATCTTCACCAACACGGACGCCCTGCGACTCATCGCCGAGCTCTGA